From Rhodovibrio salinarum DSM 9154:
GTCGCGGAGATTAACGACGCGTTGAGCCAGATCGCCGAGCTGAACGACGAGATCTCGCGCGCCAACGCGCTCGGCCGGTCGACGGCCGACCTGGAGGACGAACGCGACCGCCAGCTCGAGACCCTCAGCGAATGGATGGATGTGAGCACCTTCCAGCGCGACAACGGCGCCATCGCCGTGATGGGCAAGATGAGCGACGGCTCCACGAAGATGATGGTCGATAGCCGCGAGGTGCAGTTCGACTTCTCCAAGGCGAGCGCGCTTGGGCCGGTCGCGACGTCAAGCGATGGGTTTCCCACGCTTTCATCCGCCCCGTCGCCGGCGGCTGCATCGGATCAGCTCGGTCCGAACACGGGCGGCAAGCTGGGTGCCCTGCTGGATGTCCGCGACAACATGCTGACCGACTTCCACCGCGACCTCGACCGCCTGACCCAGGTGGTGCGCGATCGGGTCAACGCGGCCCATAACCAAGGCACCTATCAGAACCAAGGCCAGGCGACTTTGACGGGCTCCGCCGACATCAGCTCGGACACCTTTTCCAGCCCGGCCACCGGCAGCCTGACCGTCAACTACACCAATGCCTCGAACGAGGTGATCGGGTCGGCGACCGTCTCGATCGCCGGCGACACCTCCGTGGCGGACGTCCAGGCATCTCTCGCCGGCACGCTCGCCAGCACGGTCAACGCCGACGGGCAATTGGAATTGAGCCTTCCAGGCGGCGCCCCCGCCGGCGCGACCGGCTTCACGCTCAACACCGGCGACGCCACGATCGCCTCGACGGAGCTTGGCGACACGCGCGGCTTCTCGCACTACTTCGGCCTGAACAACCTGTTCGAGACGCCGGATCTACCGCTCCTGCCCAGCGCTGGCGCGGGCGACATCACCGGCGCGGCCGGCGACATCCAGGTGCGCAGCGATATCAAGCAAGACTCGGCCAACCTGTCCTATGGGAGCGCCACCCAATATCCCAGCCCGGCCCCCGCGACCAACCCGCCCGCCGTCTACGCCGGCGACAACACGGTGGCCCAGGCGATGGCCGACTCGTTCGAGGACCGGAGCACGATCGCCGCAAGCGGCGGCAACCTGCGTAACGTCAACACGACGATGAGCGGCTACGCGGCCGATTTGCTGTCCTTCCAGGCGAGCGAAACGTCGCGCACCGATACCGCGCGCGACTTCCAACAGACGATGTACGACGAACTCAAGTTCCGGTCGGACTCGAAGAGCGGCGTCAACATCGATGAAGAGCTGTCGAACATGCTGGTGTTCGAACAGGCCTACAACGCTTCCGCCCGGGTCATTTCGACCGTCCAGCAAATGTTCGACACACTCGACCGGATGATGAACTAGGAACCCAGGCCATGACCTCCATCGGCAGCTACGCGCAGAACCAGTTCGTTCTCCGCAACAACCTGGACGCCCAGGAGCGGGTGCAGAATTACCGTATCCAGGCGGCCACCGGCTACAAGTCGCAGGGCTACGACGGCATTTCCGCCGACACCCGCCGGCTCGAAAGCCTGGAACAGCAGCACTCGGCCAACGCGGCCTTCACCAAGAACATCAAGCGCACGGAACTGCGTCTGCAGACGATGGAAACATCGATCGAAGGGCTGCAGGACATCGCCGAGAAATTCCAGACAACGCTGCTGAGCGCTGCCAACGGCGAAAACCTGAAAGCCCTCGATCTCGGCAAGATCGCTGGCGACTTCCGGGAGCAAGCGGTTGCCTTGATCAACGAGGAAGTGGAAGGACGCTTCCTGTTCTCTGGCACCGCGACCCAGACGCGGCCGGTCAGCACCGATCCCGGCGGCGCGGCGATCACCGGGATCGCCGCGCAGGAACTTTACTACCACGGCAATGCCGACACGCTCTCCGTACGCGCTGACGCCGGTGTGACGCTGGACTACGGGATCACCGCCGCGCCGGGAACCGACAACGGGATGGAAGAGCTCCTGACCGCTCTGACAACCGTGATCAACAACCCCTCCGATGTGAGCGAGGTCAACGCCGCCCTGGACGCGCTGACCGGAGAGGCCAACACCGCTGGCGGTGCCATCGCAAAGCTCTCCGATACGCGCGCGCAGATCGGCAGTTCAATCGACCTGATGGAAGGCATCCGTGTTCAGCAGGAAGGCAGCCAAGTCGACGTCGAGACCGGCATCTCGGACATCGAAGGCACCAATTTCAGCCGCACGATGACCCTGTTGGCCGAACAGCAAACCACCCTCGACACTTCTTACGCGGTGACGGCCCGGCTCGCACGGACGTCGCTGCTGAACTTCCTGTAGCCCCTAGCTTTCCTGACCGGAAAGGAACTCCTTGATGGCCCCATACGACACCCACGCCACCCTCGCACACGCCGACGCTTCCACCTGCACGGCCTCGCGGGAGGAACAGATGCACACCCGCTTCGGCACGCTCACCATCAAACCCGAGCACAAACTGGAGATGCCGAAAGGACCGTTCGGCTTCGCGGGCTACACACAGTTCGCCCTCGCCGACGTGCCGAACCAGGCAGCCAGTCAGTTCCGCATCCTGCAATCGCTGGAAGACGCGAGCGTCAGCTTCATCGTGCTGCCAATCGCCGCGGACAACGGCTGGATCGACGCCAAGGACTTCCAGGCGGCCTGCCAAAGCTACTGCTTCGATCCGAACACCAGCGGACTGCTGTTGATCGCCACCATGCGTCGCGATGCGAACGGGCAGGTGCAGACGACCGTGAACATGAAAGCACCGATCGTCCTCGACACTGCGCACCAGCTGGCCCGCCAAGTGGTCTTCACCGGCGAGGGCTACTCGATCCAGCACCCGCTGGAGCTGTAATCCGGCCAGAATGCGCGCGGCTGCCGGACCCGTTGGGTGCGGCAGCCGCCGACATTCCGGTCAAGGAAATCAAGGGGCAGACGCGAAGGGGCCGCGACCTGATAAGGTCGCGGCCCCTTTTCTATCGCAAGCGCCAGCTTTGATCGGTTGATCTCAGGCCGCTGCCAACGCGCCCAACCGGATCAAATTGGGGATACGTATCCGGCCCATCGCAACCAAGCGATTGTCCAGTTCTTCCGCTGTCAGATCCTTGAGTAAACGCTGATGACCGTTCACCTTGATCTTGATCTGGCTATCGGCGAATCGTGCTTGCGCGGCCGCGACCGCTCCTTCTCGTCCGGCCTGCAACCAGCCGTCCAGCAACCCTGTCTCCACAAGATCAAGCACCATCGCCGCGCCGCCAACCGCTCGGGCAACCAGCACGGTACCTGACATATCTGCCAAAGCACGGTTCAACAGCATCCGGTTGAATGCGTTGGTCAGGCGCAATCTCTCTGGCGCCTCCGGCAGCGGCGCGCCGGAATAGCCGGGCTCGCACAGGAAATACTGACCGCTGGCCTGCAGCCGGTGACCGATGGTCACCAGCGCATCATCCGTTAGGACTTTCTCCGGGTCGGCGGCACGCAGGGTCACCGCCTGGCCGTCAGCCGCGGCGGTGACCTGGTCGTATCCGGCCCCCGTGAGGGAAAGTTTGCGGGGACCCGGCAAACTCAGTGTCTGCAGTGGTGTGCCAGAGGGCATCCGCGCCATGTAGCCGACCTCTTGCGTCAGAAAGGCGCGCGCGGCGTCGGTATCCGCCCCCTCGCCACCCGGCTTGTAGAACAGATCCCGCCGGTTGCGCTCGTTGCGCATGAAGTCGGACAACAATTCGCGGGTCGGCCGATCCTCGACCCCACGCAGCAGGGTCGCCTGCTGCAGGGTGACGGTCAGGTCCGGATCGTTGAACGCCAACGGCGTCCGCCCGGCGAAACTGAGCCCGGCCTCCGCCATCTCATCGCACATCTCGGTGACGTAGCGCGGGCGGAACCCACTCGCCATGGCGTTGTGCGCGAAATGATCGACCTTGTTCGCGTTGTGGCGCCAGGTGCTGACGTAGCCGCTTGTCGAGGCCTTGGCTGTGGGGTGGCGGTCCAGATAGGTCATGCCGCTCTTCGACAGCTCTTCGAGCAGCCGCAGGCCCCGCGTTGCACGCTCGTGGCTGCCACGCGCATCGACCGGGACCAGGGCCTGGATCAGCTGCCACATCGGCACGACCGCAATCATGCCGGGCATGGTCATGTATTCGACGTAGAATAGCCCGCCCGGGCGCAGGATACGCCCGACCAGCCGGTGCACGGCCGGCAGGATGTCCCGGTCGAGCCAGGAGTAGATCCCGTTCATGCCGATGAAGTCGAACTGCGGCAGATCCGCGGTATCCAACTCCGCAAAGGATCCTTGAATGAAGCGGACGTTGGCCAACCCCGCCGCCTCGGCATCCGCGCGCGCCTGGGCGATGTGCCCGGCGTTAAAGTCGATGCCGACGAACTCCGCCTCCGGGTACAGCGCGGCGTAAGCGTTCACCGTCGTGCCGTTGCCGCAGCCAAGATCACAGTAGCGGAAGGCCCCGGCGGGGCGCGGCGGATTGATCCCGTTCAGGGCGGCCACGACCGCCATCGTCAGGGGCGACTGCTGCTGCACGACGCCCGAGCGGAACGGCACGTCGTCGGCGTAATAGCCAGCCGAGAATTGCTCGGTATCGGCGGCCTCTGTCGCGCTTGCCACCGGCTGGGCCAGATCGTTATCGGTCACTTGCTGATCCACGGATTCAATCCTCAACGATGTCGGGGCCGAGGGCGGTTAGCAACTCGTCGATGTGGCCCTCGTACATCTTCCACTTCTTCACCGAGCTCTTGTAGATCGGCTGGCGCACCTGCCAGACACTGGCCGTTTTCACCGAGCGCTTCTGCTCGTTAAACGCCAGGCAGGCGTCGTCCCATTCCAGCCCGACGAAATCGATCAGTTCGCGGCTGACCCGCTCCTGATCGGCGACCAGATCCTCGTACCGCACCTCATACATCCGGTCGCCCAGAACCTCCCGCCAATGTGCCATCAACCGACGATACTCGCGGTAATGGTGGCCAAGGTCCGCCAGATTGGTGGAATAGGTGTGCGGCATCTGGAAGTTCTGCTGGAAGCAGGACAGGCAGTTATCGACCGGATCACGCTTGACGTGGATGATCGCCGCGTTCGGGAACATCGTTGCAATCAGCCCGACGTTCATGAAGTTGTGCGGCATCTTGTCGGTGACCCGCAGCGCCTCGTCGTTCAACTCCGCGATATAGTCCAGATAGGCTTGTGCCAACTGGGCGTAGGTGCCGTCTTCGACGACCTGAACCCAGCCTGGGAAGCCGACCCGATAGCCGGCCTCGTTCACCTCTCGCGTGACCTGCCCAACCATTTCCGGAACCTTCGGCAGCTCACCGGCGCCAAAGGCGAGCGGATGGCTGGAGACGATCTGCTCGGTCAAGGTCGTGCCGGAACGCGGCATGCCGACGATGAAAACCGGCCGTTGGCTGTCGAGCCCGCGGTCGCGGCGATCCAACTGCTCTTTCGTGAACAGCTGGATGTTGCGGCTCACGACCGCCTCGTGGTGCTTGCGGTCGTAGACGTGGCCTTCCTTCTTCAGCGCGATGCGCTTGAAGTCATTGCCCGCCTTGAGGAAGAAGATCGCCCGCTCGGGCGACTTCAGCTTATGGAACAGCTCGCCCAGCGTGTAGTAATACGCGGTCAAGTCGCGCTGCGAGGTGGTCTCCTGCGCTTCCAGGCGCGCCAGCACGCCGGCAACGTCGTCGTCTTCCGAAA
This genomic window contains:
- the flgK gene encoding flagellar hook-associated protein FlgK, whose amino-acid sequence is MSLSGSLFYAVSGLQTAQRQINVTSGNVSNANVEGYSKQTAAAITQLVDGKNSGVDIGQIRREVNSYLDSEVMQSRTELGALNTRSEYLGRIGDMFGTLSSDSTLSNSLNSLSSALEALSVEPESASVRNDVVEAASTLARQLNDISTQTTELRTEASNDIDRGVAEINDALSQIAELNDEISRANALGRSTADLEDERDRQLETLSEWMDVSTFQRDNGAIAVMGKMSDGSTKMMVDSREVQFDFSKASALGPVATSSDGFPTLSSAPSPAAASDQLGPNTGGKLGALLDVRDNMLTDFHRDLDRLTQVVRDRVNAAHNQGTYQNQGQATLTGSADISSDTFSSPATGSLTVNYTNASNEVIGSATVSIAGDTSVADVQASLAGTLASTVNADGQLELSLPGGAPAGATGFTLNTGDATIASTELGDTRGFSHYFGLNNLFETPDLPLLPSAGAGDITGAAGDIQVRSDIKQDSANLSYGSATQYPSPAPATNPPAVYAGDNTVAQAMADSFEDRSTIAASGGNLRNVNTTMSGYAADLLSFQASETSRTDTARDFQQTMYDELKFRSDSKSGVNIDEELSNMLVFEQAYNASARVISTVQQMFDTLDRMMN
- the fliW gene encoding flagellar assembly protein FliW is translated as MAPYDTHATLAHADASTCTASREEQMHTRFGTLTIKPEHKLEMPKGPFGFAGYTQFALADVPNQAASQFRILQSLEDASVSFIVLPIAADNGWIDAKDFQAACQSYCFDPNTSGLLLIATMRRDANGQVQTTVNMKAPIVLDTAHQLARQVVFTGEGYSIQHPLEL
- a CDS encoding class I SAM-dependent methyltransferase, which codes for MDQQVTDNDLAQPVASATEAADTEQFSAGYYADDVPFRSGVVQQQSPLTMAVVAALNGINPPRPAGAFRYCDLGCGNGTTVNAYAALYPEAEFVGIDFNAGHIAQARADAEAAGLANVRFIQGSFAELDTADLPQFDFIGMNGIYSWLDRDILPAVHRLVGRILRPGGLFYVEYMTMPGMIAVVPMWQLIQALVPVDARGSHERATRGLRLLEELSKSGMTYLDRHPTAKASTSGYVSTWRHNANKVDHFAHNAMASGFRPRYVTEMCDEMAEAGLSFAGRTPLAFNDPDLTVTLQQATLLRGVEDRPTRELLSDFMRNERNRRDLFYKPGGEGADTDAARAFLTQEVGYMARMPSGTPLQTLSLPGPRKLSLTGAGYDQVTAAADGQAVTLRAADPEKVLTDDALVTIGHRLQASGQYFLCEPGYSGAPLPEAPERLRLTNAFNRMLLNRALADMSGTVLVARAVGGAAMVLDLVETGLLDGWLQAGREGAVAAAQARFADSQIKIKVNGHQRLLKDLTAEELDNRLVAMGRIRIPNLIRLGALAAA
- a CDS encoding flagellin, producing the protein MTSIGSYAQNQFVLRNNLDAQERVQNYRIQAATGYKSQGYDGISADTRRLESLEQQHSANAAFTKNIKRTELRLQTMETSIEGLQDIAEKFQTTLLSAANGENLKALDLGKIAGDFREQAVALINEEVEGRFLFSGTATQTRPVSTDPGGAAITGIAAQELYYHGNADTLSVRADAGVTLDYGITAAPGTDNGMEELLTALTTVINNPSDVSEVNAALDALTGEANTAGGAIAKLSDTRAQIGSSIDLMEGIRVQQEGSQVDVETGISDIEGTNFSRTMTLLAEQQTTLDTSYAVTARLARTSLLNFL